CCCCCATCCGCCATCCCTGCTACTACGGGATCGACATGCAGAGCCGGGGCGAGCTCATCGCCTCGCAGACCCGGGTGGAAGAGATCCGCCAGTATCTCGGGGCGGACAGCCTGGGCTACCTGTCCATCGAAGGCATGGTGAAGACCGGCAAGGAGTATGGAAAGCCCGGGGTGGGCTACTGCACGGCCTGCTTCAGCGGGGACTACCCGGTCATCCCGGAAGATTCGCTCAACAAGCTTATGCTGGAATCGTGAAAAGCGCGGCGCCTGCGCATCACGGTGACATGCCTACATGCGCCAGGCGCGTCACGGCGCTTCCGGCGCCAACTCTTCCTTCTTTTCCCGGTCGGGGAAATAGCTCAGGATCGTGGACAGGGTCTCCCGCAACCCGGTCCTGGGCACGACCTGGTCGACGAAACCCTTGGTCAGGAAGAACTCCGCGGTCTGGAACCCCTCCGGCAGGCTCGATCCAATCGTCTGTTCGATCACCCTTCCGCCGGCGAAGCCCATCATGGCGCCCGGCTCGGCCAGGGTGAAGTCTCCCAGTGAAGCATAACTCGCCATCACGCCGGCCATGGTCGGATTCGTGATCACGACGACAAAGGGGATCTTCTCCTCCGACAGGCGGTTCAGCCAGAGGGAAGTCTTCGCCATCTGCATGAGGGAGAGGATGCCTTCCTGCATGCGCGCGCCGCCCGACGTGGCGACCACGAGCAGCGGGATCTCCAGGTCAAGTGACCGCCGGATGGACCGCGTTACCTTCTCGCCGACTACGGATCCCATGCTCCCGGCCAGGAAGGACCCGTCGTGGATGGACAGGGAAACGAGCCTTCCCTCGATGCGTCCCGTGCCCGATACCACGGCCTCCATCATGCCGGTCCGCTTCTGATACCGCTTCATGTAGTCCGGGTAGTTTTCCTTCTCCTTGAACTCGAGCGGGTCGACGGTGCGCAGATCCGTGTCGGTCTCCGTGAAGGAGTCCGGGTCCATGATCAGGGAGATGTACCCCTGGTGGCCGATCTTGAAATGGTACCCGCAGTGTGCGCATACGTTGAAGTCCCGTTCGAGCTCCGCCTTGTACAGCATGGCGTCGCACTTGTCGCACTTGACCCACAACCCCTTCGGTATTTCCTTGCGCTTCTGCGGGCTCAATCCCCGCTGTCTTCTCTCAAACCAGGCCATAGTTCGCTCGCTTAACGCTGTGGTACCAAAACCAACCTAAACGCGGGTTGCCATCCGGAATAAAAAGCCACGGAACAGATCGGAGCATCGCTCTGCCGCCGATTCGACCGTCGTCACCACGTCGTCCGCGTCGACGGTTTCACCTGCTTGACCCGTCCACACATTTGATATGCACGATACGGCCACGGTCCTCATGCCGAGTCGCCGGGCCGCCAGTGCTTCCGGGACGGTGGACATGGTCACCGCGTCCGCACCCAGTGTTTTCAGCAGTGCGATTTCGGCGCGGGTTTCGAAGGAAGGTCCGGGCATCCAAGCCAAAATTCCCTGTTGGACGTGCTGGTTTCTTTGTATACTGATCTGTAGAAGCGAATCCCTCAAAGACGCACTGTAACAGGGTTCGCCGTCCGTATCCGACGTCAAGTCTCCCATCAGTTTACCGCCGATGGGATGGATATGTTGCCGAACGATCATGAGGTCTCCCACCTCGTACCGGGGATTCAGTCCACCGGCGGCATTGGTCACGAGCAGAACCTCGACGCCGAACCGGCGCATTACCTCGAGAGGATAGGCGATCTGCCTCGCGTCGTAACCCTCGTACAGGTGGATCCGTCCCTGCATCAAAATCACGGATGCATCGCCCAGGGCGCCGAAGACCAGGTTGCCTTCGTGGCCTTTAACGGTCGATACTGGAAAATGGGGGATGGAACCGTAGGGAACAACGGATTTCTTTTCGACCGCCCGGACGCACGACCCGAATCCGGTACCCAGAATCATGCCGAAGCGGGCGGCCGCGAACCCGTTCGAACCCAGGAAGTCCGCAGTCGCATCCAACGGATCATGACGGGGCATGGCGCGGCACTTTCAAACGGTTACCTCGTCTCCTTCGACGGCTGAATGCAACAAGGAGTCCATCATGAGCATCATTACGGTCGCCAGGGAATACGGCAGCGGTGGGAGGGACGTTGCGAGGATCGTCGCTGACCGCCTCGGTTATGATTGCGTGGACAAGGAACTCATCGCCGAAACCGCCCATGCCGCGGGCGTTTCGGAGGATGTCGTCGAGCAGCTGGACGAAGTGGGCGAATCGCCCATACGACGCTTTCTCGGCGAACTGTTCACGCCTTCGACCGTCTACTCCCTTTCCCCGGAATACCCGCCCCTAATCTGGCCCTACGTACCGGGCGACGACGAGGGGACGAAAGATCCCACCTCCCTGAAGAACACCTTCCTGGACCGGGACGAATACCTCCAGATCCTCCGGGATACCATCCGTTCGCTGGCCGACAGGCAGCACATCATCATCGTAGGGCGCGGGTGCCAGTGCATCCTGGCGGACCGCAAGGACGTCTTCCACACCCTGTTCGTCGCGCCATTCGATTACCGGGTCGACGTTATCATGGACGAGATGAACCTCGCGCGGGACCGTGCCGCCGAACTCATCAAGGAAAAGGACCGGCAGCGGTCGCTGTACCTGCAGCACAACTACCATCGCGACTGGACGGATCCGACGCTGTACCACGCGGTTTTCAACACGTCCCTGACGTCGTGGGAGAACATGGCCGACATCGTGATCGACTTCCACCGCAGACTCTTCGGCGACGACGATTGAAAGCCTGATTCACCCGGATGATCCGCAAAGAAAGATAACCCCAGTCAGCATACGTGTCAACCAGCGGCTCTCTACCACGCGCGCCGCAGACCGGTAAGGAACGGCAATGAGTTACGAAGTTTCGGACTTCAACAAAGAAGTGATCGAACAGAGCCACACGGTCCCCGTGCTGGTCGATTTCTGGGCGGAATGGTGCGGGCCCTGCAAGATGCTCGGCCCCGTAATCGAATCCCTCGCCGAACGCCACCGGGATCGGTGGAAACTCGTGAAGGTCAACACGGAAACGCACACGGACATCGCCCGGCAATACGGGATACAGGGGATTCCGAACGTGAAGATGTTTGTCGACGGCGAAGTCCGGGACGAGTTTACCGGCGCACTGCCGGAGCCCATGATCGAACAGTGGCTCAGAAAAGCCCTGCCCAGTCCACGCGCGAAGCAGCTGGAAGAGGCACTCCGGCTGCTCGAAACCGGCGCCCGGGATGCGTCCCGCGAGATGCTGGAGGACATCCTGGCGGTCGAGCCGGACAACGAGAAGGCGGCGGTCTGCCTGGCGCGCACCTGGCTGGATGATGATCCCGGCCGCAGCCTGGAGCTCTTGCGAACCATCGAACCGGGCACGGAATACCACGACTCGGCGGTCGTACTGAGGACCATCGCGGAACTCTTCCTTCACCTGGACACTCCCGAGCGTCTCGAGGACGCCCCGGTCCGGCCCGTCTATGTCCAGGCGATCGAGCATCTCAGGCGGGAGGAATACGACCTTGCCCTGCAGCGCTTCATCGAGGTGCTGGAGAAGAACCGGTCCTATGACGACGACGGGGCCAGGAGGAGTTGCGTCGCCATATTCGGCATGCTCGGCGAGGACCACCCCACCACGCGGCAATACCGCCGTGCTTTCAGCAACGCACTGTACGCCTGATCACACGTCCAGGGGATTGGCCTTTTCGGGGTCGATTTCCAGCTTGCGCATGGCCCGTTCCGGGACCTCCGGGGAGAGATCGCCTTTCCGGGCTAGGGCATTGAGGGTTCCGAGGGTGATGAATCGGGCGTCCATCTCGAAGAAATTCCGCAGCGCCGGCCGGCTGTCGCTCCGCCCGAAACCGTCCGTCCCCAGCGAGACCACGGGGCCCGGTACCCAGCG
The window above is part of the Gemmatimonadota bacterium genome. Proteins encoded here:
- the trxA gene encoding thioredoxin, whose amino-acid sequence is MSYEVSDFNKEVIEQSHTVPVLVDFWAEWCGPCKMLGPVIESLAERHRDRWKLVKVNTETHTDIARQYGIQGIPNVKMFVDGEVRDEFTGALPEPMIEQWLRKALPSPRAKQLEEALRLLETGARDASREMLEDILAVEPDNEKAAVCLARTWLDDDPGRSLELLRTIEPGTEYHDSAVVLRTIAELFLHLDTPERLEDAPVRPVYVQAIEHLRREEYDLALQRFIEVLEKNRSYDDDGARRSCVAIFGMLGEDHPTTRQYRRAFSNALYA
- a CDS encoding cytidylate kinase-like family protein — protein: MARHFQTVTSSPSTAECNKESIMSIITVAREYGSGGRDVARIVADRLGYDCVDKELIAETAHAAGVSEDVVEQLDEVGESPIRRFLGELFTPSTVYSLSPEYPPLIWPYVPGDDEGTKDPTSLKNTFLDRDEYLQILRDTIRSLADRQHIIIVGRGCQCILADRKDVFHTLFVAPFDYRVDVIMDEMNLARDRAAELIKEKDRQRSLYLQHNYHRDWTDPTLYHAVFNTSLTSWENMADIVIDFHRRLFGDDD
- a CDS encoding acetyl-CoA carboxylase carboxyltransferase subunit beta, with product MAWFERRQRGLSPQKRKEIPKGLWVKCDKCDAMLYKAELERDFNVCAHCGYHFKIGHQGYISLIMDPDSFTETDTDLRTVDPLEFKEKENYPDYMKRYQKRTGMMEAVVSGTGRIEGRLVSLSIHDGSFLAGSMGSVVGEKVTRSIRRSLDLEIPLLVVATSGGARMQEGILSLMQMAKTSLWLNRLSEEKIPFVVVITNPTMAGVMASYASLGDFTLAEPGAMMGFAGGRVIEQTIGSSLPEGFQTAEFFLTKGFVDQVVPRTGLRETLSTILSYFPDREKKEELAPEAP
- a CDS encoding purine-nucleoside phosphorylase encodes the protein MPRHDPLDATADFLGSNGFAAARFGMILGTGFGSCVRAVEKKSVVPYGSIPHFPVSTVKGHEGNLVFGALGDASVILMQGRIHLYEGYDARQIAYPLEVMRRFGVEVLLVTNAAGGLNPRYEVGDLMIVRQHIHPIGGKLMGDLTSDTDGEPCYSASLRDSLLQISIQRNQHVQQGILAWMPGPSFETRAEIALLKTLGADAVTMSTVPEALAARRLGMRTVAVSCISNVWTGQAGETVDADDVVTTVESAAERCSDLFRGFLFRMATRV